One Natrinema longum genomic window carries:
- a CDS encoding DUF5807 family protein, translated as MSDPRAAFLAGERLDDVALFLADSYVSDERLEQFGDRVDDGTLIVVDGERGRNAFQAATGTGAMEFAKSAMSNEGAIAEDLTGGQCPDAGDGEPHTTQFVFAFAEGQNEEVGGIYADGAVVHAYAQCTCGTAFSDRWNVSEAATQ; from the coding sequence ATGAGTGACCCACGTGCGGCGTTTCTGGCGGGCGAGCGGCTCGACGATGTCGCGTTGTTTCTGGCCGATTCCTACGTCTCGGACGAGCGACTCGAGCAGTTCGGCGACCGCGTCGACGACGGCACGCTGATCGTGGTCGACGGCGAGCGCGGGCGCAACGCCTTCCAGGCGGCGACCGGAACCGGTGCGATGGAGTTCGCCAAGTCCGCGATGAGCAACGAGGGGGCGATCGCCGAGGATCTCACGGGCGGGCAGTGTCCGGATGCCGGCGACGGGGAACCCCACACGACCCAGTTCGTCTTCGCCTTCGCCGAGGGACAGAACGAGGAGGTCGGCGGGATCTACGCCGACGGTGCCGTCGTTCACGCGTATGCACAGTGCACCTGCGGGACGGCGTTCTCGGACCGGTGGAACGTCTCCGAAGCGGCGACACAGTAA
- a CDS encoding DUF7112 family protein: MTDRIASDHPSVETVRSTCTETATGVKLEVPADDRSAFPTDEVVRIVLEGTERFARVERALTGEDLAIPGIYDTPDLARDPSGGTDRLAEWTATQEVPAGGSVLIDVVEPEFLYGVRAPGETTYYDAHEPPSGSLSEIAKNLEDQ; encoded by the coding sequence ATGACTGACAGAATTGCGAGTGACCATCCCTCGGTGGAAACGGTCCGATCGACGTGTACGGAGACGGCCACGGGCGTCAAACTCGAGGTCCCGGCCGACGACCGCTCGGCGTTTCCGACCGACGAGGTCGTCCGGATCGTCCTCGAGGGGACGGAACGGTTCGCGCGGGTCGAACGAGCGCTGACGGGCGAGGATCTGGCGATTCCGGGGATCTACGACACCCCGGATCTGGCCCGCGATCCCAGCGGCGGCACCGATCGACTCGCCGAGTGGACCGCGACACAGGAGGTCCCGGCGGGCGGGTCGGTGCTGATCGACGTCGTCGAACCGGAGTTCCTCTACGGCGTTCGCGCGCCCGGCGAGACGACCTACTACGACGCCCACGAACCCCCAAGCGGGAGCCTGAGCGAGATCGCGAAGAACCTCGAGGACCAGTAG
- a CDS encoding 30S ribosomal protein S6e: protein MASFTVVVGDPDSGLAHQLEAEEQDANRFIGKSIGEEVDGGAVGLDGYTLEITGGSDEAGRPLTDEVAGPNLKEVLMKEEQTGYKPSRDGERRRITVRGREVSAAVAQINASIVDRGSTDVDELLSDDGDE, encoded by the coding sequence ATGGCAAGTTTCACTGTCGTTGTCGGCGACCCCGATTCGGGGTTGGCCCATCAGCTCGAGGCGGAAGAACAGGACGCGAACCGCTTTATCGGCAAGTCGATCGGCGAGGAGGTCGACGGCGGTGCCGTCGGACTCGACGGCTACACGCTCGAGATCACCGGCGGCTCCGACGAGGCGGGTCGCCCGCTTACCGACGAGGTCGCGGGGCCGAACCTGAAGGAAGTGCTGATGAAAGAAGAGCAAACGGGCTACAAGCCGTCCCGAGACGGTGAACGCCGTCGGATCACCGTCCGCGGCCGCGAAGTGTCGGCTGCCGTCGCACAGATCAACGCCTCGATCGTCGACCGCGGCAGCACCGACGTCGACGAACTGCTCAGCGACGACGGCGACGAGTAA
- a CDS encoding glycerate kinase type-2 family protein, with the protein MIEDRDRLASSEARELALDCLETGIEAGHPRTVVREAVALEGDALRVGDAAYDRREYEEIVVLGGGNAGAHVAVALEEILGDRIDRGVVVTDDPVETDRVTVREGDHPVPSERGVDATRELLETADAVDEDTLVLAAITGGGSALMPAPAGGVSLADLQSTTDGLLASGADIHEINAVRKHLSALKGGQLARRLAPGTVASLVLSDVVGNDPSVIASGPVAPDESTFEDALAVLERYRIDAPDAVVDRLERGTAGEIAETPSPDDPAFDTVSNHVVADGMTVLEAARETAADRGYETLVLSSRVRGEAREAATTHVAVAEEALATGTPISPPAVILSGGETTVTVRGDGAGGPNQEFATSAALALENGGRITVAAVDTDGIDGATDAAGALVDGATVADPDDARVALAENDVYPYLASRDALLLTGPTGTNLNDLRVLVVR; encoded by the coding sequence ATGATCGAGGACCGGGATCGCCTCGCATCGAGCGAAGCCCGCGAACTCGCACTCGACTGTCTCGAAACCGGAATCGAGGCGGGCCATCCGCGAACGGTCGTTCGCGAGGCCGTGGCGCTCGAGGGCGACGCCCTCCGCGTCGGCGACGCGGCGTACGACCGCCGCGAGTACGAGGAGATCGTCGTCCTCGGCGGCGGCAACGCGGGGGCACACGTCGCCGTCGCGCTCGAGGAAATCCTGGGCGACCGGATCGACCGAGGCGTCGTCGTCACGGACGATCCCGTCGAGACCGATCGCGTGACCGTTCGCGAGGGCGACCACCCGGTGCCGAGCGAACGGGGTGTCGACGCCACGCGCGAACTGCTCGAGACGGCCGATGCGGTCGACGAGGACACGCTCGTCCTCGCGGCGATCACCGGCGGCGGCAGCGCGCTCATGCCCGCGCCCGCGGGTGGAGTGTCGCTCGCGGACCTCCAGTCGACCACGGACGGCTTGCTCGCCAGCGGGGCCGACATCCACGAGATCAACGCGGTCCGCAAGCACCTCTCCGCGCTGAAGGGGGGCCAACTGGCGCGTCGTCTCGCCCCCGGGACGGTCGCCTCGTTGGTCCTGAGCGACGTCGTCGGAAACGATCCGAGCGTGATCGCCAGCGGCCCCGTCGCGCCCGACGAATCGACGTTCGAGGACGCCCTCGCGGTTCTCGAGCGGTACCGGATCGACGCGCCCGACGCCGTCGTCGACCGCCTCGAGCGCGGCACGGCCGGCGAGATCGCCGAGACACCAAGTCCCGACGATCCCGCGTTCGACACCGTCTCGAACCACGTCGTCGCCGATGGCATGACCGTCCTCGAGGCGGCACGCGAGACGGCAGCCGACCGGGGCTACGAGACGCTCGTGCTCTCCTCGCGCGTTCGGGGAGAGGCCCGCGAGGCGGCCACGACACACGTCGCCGTCGCCGAGGAGGCGCTGGCGACGGGCACGCCGATCTCGCCGCCGGCCGTGATCCTCTCGGGGGGCGAGACGACGGTGACGGTCCGGGGCGACGGGGCGGGCGGTCCCAACCAGGAGTTCGCGACGAGCGCGGCGCTCGCACTCGAGAACGGGGGCAGGATCACTGTCGCCGCGGTCGACACCGACGGGATCGACGGGGCGACCGACGCGGCCGGCGCGCTCGTCGACGGGGCGACCGTCGCGGACCCCGACGACGCTCGCGTGGCCCTCGCCGAAAACGACGTCTATCCGTATCTCGCGTCCCGCGACGCCCTCCTACTCACGGGGCCGACCGGGACGAACCTGAACGATCTCCGGGTGCTGGTCGTCCGGTAG
- a CDS encoding amidohydrolase family protein, with product MLELEHRFRVVDVSVRLSPIDDSDTSRGLTITPDRLEREMHQAGITRSIVFPPSRAGTSYVAPNNGVARRSVDRPFVAFARINGTQTPGRNATGRLRNAVRQRTDHHTSPSDIEKYAYDDRFHGFVLDPTVDGYPDDDVLAALEDVDLPVIVRGGVDAPPETLASLLLGRSFPVVVGRFGGHPLNQPLMNEMIDLLGVYDDCYLETSFVRYREQLERALFEHPDRVFFGSGAPACHPNVAVMEILTLDVSEDLLRRAFSKNACRVIDVLTPDSGP from the coding sequence ATGCTGGAACTGGAACACCGATTTCGCGTCGTCGACGTCTCGGTGCGGTTGTCGCCGATCGACGACAGCGACACCTCCCGCGGACTGACGATCACGCCGGATCGCCTCGAGCGGGAGATGCATCAGGCGGGCATTACCAGATCCATCGTCTTTCCGCCCTCACGAGCGGGGACGAGTTACGTCGCGCCGAACAACGGCGTCGCCAGACGCAGCGTCGACCGTCCGTTCGTCGCCTTCGCACGGATCAACGGCACCCAGACCCCGGGCCGGAACGCGACCGGACGCCTCCGGAACGCCGTTCGCCAGCGAACGGACCACCACACCTCTCCTAGCGACATCGAAAAGTACGCCTACGACGATCGGTTTCACGGATTCGTTCTCGACCCCACCGTCGACGGCTATCCCGACGACGACGTCCTCGCCGCCCTCGAGGACGTCGACCTGCCGGTGATCGTCCGCGGCGGCGTCGACGCGCCACCCGAAACGCTCGCGTCGCTGTTGCTCGGTCGCTCGTTCCCCGTCGTCGTCGGTCGCTTTGGCGGCCATCCGCTGAACCAGCCGCTGATGAACGAGATGATCGACCTCCTCGGGGTGTACGACGACTGCTACCTCGAGACGAGTTTCGTCCGCTACCGCGAACAACTCGAGCGGGCGCTCTTCGAACACCCCGATCGCGTCTTTTTCGGGAGCGGCGCGCCCGCCTGCCACCCGAACGTCGCAGTCATGGAGATCCTCACGCTCGACGTCTCGGAGGATCTGCTCCGCCGCGCCTTCTCCAAGAACGCCTGTCGCGTGATCGACGTGCTCACCCCTGATTCGGGGCCGTAG
- the thsA gene encoding thermosome subunit alpha gives MFIMSEDSQRTQGRDAQSSNIMAGKAVAESVRTTLGPRGMDKMLVDSGGDVVITNDGATILNEMDIEHPAAQMIVEVADTQEEEVGDGTTTAAVLAGNLLGEAEDLIEQDVHATTIVEGYHEASEIALEAIAEQVDEADVDDEILRQVAESSMTGKGTGGLTAETLAETVVDAIQHVDTDEGVARDNVTVHTEVGASSNATELVPGIIVDEEPAHDGMPSEVEDASIAILDVELDIQTGDVDAEYAIDSIDQLNAAIDAEEGELQGYAETVADSGADVVFTTEDVADRVANALANEGILVFEGLGDSDARQVAAATGARRVGDLDDLEESDFGSADRIHTESFGGDDLAFVEGGAAAETVTVFVRGGTEHVVDELERAIGDALDVVATALESGEVVPGAGATEIAIADKIREEAAGIEGRKQLAVTAFADAVDIVPRTLAANTGRDPIDVLVDLRAAHDSEGRAGLITKGDEVTIDDPFEYGVVDPADVKREAIESATEAATMIARIDDVIAAE, from the coding sequence ATGTTCATTATGAGCGAGGACAGTCAACGAACGCAGGGTCGGGACGCGCAGTCGTCCAACATCATGGCCGGCAAGGCAGTCGCCGAGTCGGTACGGACGACACTCGGCCCCCGCGGCATGGACAAGATGCTCGTCGACTCCGGCGGGGACGTCGTCATCACGAACGACGGGGCGACCATCCTCAACGAGATGGACATCGAGCATCCCGCCGCCCAGATGATCGTCGAGGTCGCCGACACCCAAGAGGAGGAGGTCGGCGACGGAACGACGACCGCAGCGGTGCTCGCCGGCAACCTGCTCGGCGAGGCCGAGGACCTCATCGAGCAGGACGTCCACGCGACGACGATCGTCGAGGGCTACCACGAAGCCAGCGAGATCGCCCTCGAGGCGATCGCCGAGCAGGTCGACGAGGCCGACGTCGACGACGAGATTCTCCGCCAGGTCGCCGAGTCGAGCATGACCGGCAAGGGAACCGGCGGACTCACGGCCGAGACGCTGGCCGAGACGGTGGTCGACGCGATCCAGCACGTCGACACTGACGAGGGCGTCGCACGCGACAACGTCACCGTCCACACGGAGGTCGGTGCCTCCTCGAACGCGACCGAACTCGTCCCCGGCATCATCGTCGACGAAGAGCCCGCCCACGACGGCATGCCAAGCGAGGTCGAAGACGCGTCGATCGCCATTCTGGACGTCGAACTCGACATCCAGACGGGCGACGTCGACGCCGAGTACGCCATCGACTCGATCGACCAGCTCAACGCCGCGATCGACGCCGAGGAAGGCGAACTGCAGGGCTACGCCGAGACCGTCGCCGACAGCGGGGCCGACGTCGTCTTCACCACCGAAGACGTCGCCGACCGCGTCGCCAACGCCCTCGCCAACGAGGGCATCCTCGTCTTCGAGGGACTGGGCGACAGCGACGCCCGACAGGTCGCCGCCGCGACCGGCGCACGCCGCGTCGGTGACCTCGACGATCTCGAGGAATCCGACTTCGGCTCGGCCGACCGGATCCACACCGAATCCTTCGGCGGCGACGATCTCGCGTTCGTCGAAGGCGGTGCGGCCGCCGAGACGGTCACCGTCTTCGTCCGCGGGGGCACCGAGCACGTCGTCGACGAACTCGAGCGCGCTATCGGTGACGCACTCGACGTCGTCGCGACCGCACTCGAGTCCGGCGAGGTCGTTCCCGGTGCCGGCGCGACCGAGATCGCGATCGCCGACAAGATCCGCGAGGAGGCCGCCGGTATCGAGGGTCGCAAACAGCTCGCCGTGACGGCCTTCGCCGACGCGGTCGACATCGTCCCACGGACGCTCGCGGCCAACACCGGCCGCGATCCCATCGACGTACTCGTGGACCTTCGTGCCGCCCACGACTCCGAGGGTCGAGCCGGTCTGATCACCAAGGGCGACGAGGTCACGATCGACGATCCCTTCGAGTACGGCGTCGTCGATCCTGCCGACGTCAAACGCGAAGCCATCGAGAGCGCGACCGAAGCCGCCACGATGATCGCCCGCATCGACGACGTCATCGCCGCCGAATAA
- a CDS encoding HalOD1 output domain-containing protein, producing the protein MSGTAPRETLTPIADTNGRTVYYDDDRGTYHTWCDDGAYEPVSTALLMTVSSVLGVEPDDLEALSECVEPDALNALFGHWRGDEPRVGDGSISFRFSQCAVTVRADGEIEIDPPQRSIVPADR; encoded by the coding sequence ATGTCCGGAACCGCTCCGCGAGAGACACTGACGCCGATCGCCGACACCAACGGTCGCACGGTCTACTACGACGACGACCGTGGCACCTACCACACGTGGTGCGACGACGGTGCCTACGAACCGGTGAGTACGGCACTCCTCATGACCGTCTCGTCGGTACTGGGGGTCGAACCCGACGACCTCGAGGCGCTCTCGGAGTGCGTCGAACCGGACGCGCTGAACGCCCTCTTCGGTCACTGGCGCGGTGACGAACCCCGCGTCGGTGACGGGTCGATCTCCTTTCGGTTCTCACAGTGTGCCGTGACGGTGCGTGCGGACGGCGAAATCGAGATCGATCCGCCACAGCGATCCATCGTCCCGGCCGATAGGTGA
- a CDS encoding SAM hydrolase/SAM-dependent halogenase family protein codes for MITLASDFGTPYPAAMKGVLLQRTDARLVDVAHDFPRQDVRTAAFWLREVLPYFPPATHLVVVDPGVGTDRKGIVLRAGGHLLVGPDNGVLLPAARRLAGGADRLDTFVIDERTLGPVEPTMAVESVRESATDRPLASNTFHGRDVFAPAAAGVHEADIDALDSLEWLESGSVGVDLEFPRATIENERATGEVVVVDGFGNVITNVPGSYLDGRERVVANGATVPVGETFAAVPVGDRLATVGSHGSVELDVNRGRGDEAFGLVPGDRVVLEPASPTLD; via the coding sequence ATGATCACCCTCGCGTCCGATTTCGGCACGCCGTATCCGGCGGCGATGAAGGGCGTCTTGTTGCAGCGAACGGACGCCAGATTGGTCGATGTCGCACACGATTTCCCCCGGCAAGACGTCCGGACGGCCGCGTTCTGGCTTCGAGAGGTCTTGCCGTACTTCCCGCCTGCGACCCATCTCGTCGTCGTCGATCCCGGCGTCGGAACCGACCGGAAGGGAATCGTTCTCCGTGCCGGTGGGCACCTGCTCGTGGGCCCGGACAACGGCGTTTTGCTCCCTGCAGCGCGGCGGCTCGCAGGCGGGGCGGATCGACTCGACACGTTCGTGATCGACGAGCGGACGCTCGGCCCCGTCGAACCGACGATGGCCGTAGAATCCGTCCGCGAGTCGGCGACGGATCGGCCACTGGCGAGCAACACGTTCCACGGACGGGACGTCTTCGCACCCGCCGCCGCCGGCGTTCACGAGGCCGATATCGACGCACTCGATTCCCTCGAGTGGCTCGAGTCGGGATCAGTGGGCGTCGATCTCGAGTTTCCCCGGGCCACCATCGAGAACGAGCGAGCGACGGGCGAGGTGGTGGTGGTCGACGGCTTCGGTAACGTCATCACGAACGTTCCGGGCTCGTATCTCGACGGACGGGAACGGGTCGTCGCGAACGGGGCCACCGTTCCGGTGGGCGAGACGTTCGCAGCCGTCCCCGTCGGAGACCGACTCGCGACCGTCGGGAGCCACGGCTCCGTCGAACTCGACGTCAATCGGGGGCGTGGCGACGAGGCCTTCGGCCTCGTGCCCGGCGATCGGGTCGTCCTCGAGCCCGCCAGCCCGACCCTCGACTGA
- a CDS encoding nicotinamide-nucleotide adenylyltransferase, which yields MTRGFYIGRFQPFHNGHRSMVEQIAADVDELVLGIGSADDSHTVRNPFTAGERIMMITKSLVDYDLVTYAVPIEDLERNSVWVSHVQSMSPDFDVAYSNNPLVIQLFREADIDIRQSPMFNREVLEGSEVRERMINDGDWESLVPDAVVEVVDEIDGLERIQMVSDSDSNGE from the coding sequence ATGACTCGGGGGTTCTACATCGGTCGGTTTCAGCCCTTTCACAATGGCCACCGGAGCATGGTCGAACAGATCGCCGCGGACGTCGACGAACTCGTCCTCGGGATCGGCAGCGCCGACGACTCGCATACCGTTCGGAACCCGTTTACTGCGGGCGAACGGATCATGATGATCACGAAATCGCTCGTCGATTACGATCTCGTCACGTACGCGGTCCCGATCGAGGACCTCGAGCGAAACTCGGTGTGGGTGAGCCACGTCCAGAGCATGAGTCCCGACTTCGATGTCGCCTACTCGAACAATCCACTGGTGATCCAACTCTTTCGTGAGGCCGATATCGACATCCGCCAGTCGCCGATGTTCAACCGAGAGGTCCTCGAGGGGTCGGAGGTCCGCGAGCGGATGATCAACGATGGCGACTGGGAGTCGCTCGTCCCCGATGCCGTCGTCGAAGTCGTCGACGAGATCGACGGCCTCGAGCGCATCCAGATGGTCAGCGACTCGGACTCGAACGGGGAGTAG
- the lonB gene encoding ATP-dependent protease LonB has protein sequence MSNDTNVDDPPEDASDARPDEDEPERQGDRSPLEEDGDRHNDVDDPIEDFDPASNEDDPIDEFETPSDDEDDDIETVEDLGSTVEVDPGVEVDEEIAEDDLLGGLKIDSTEDIEVPDRLVDQVIGQDEARDIIIKAAKQRRHVMMIGSPGTGKSMLAKAMSQLLPKEDLQDVLVYHNPDDGNEPKVRTVPAGKGEQIIDAHKEEARKRNQMRSILMWIIIAVVIGYAILSPASILLGVLAAGIIWLIFRYTSRGSDAMVPNMIVNNGDQRVAPFEDATGAHAGALLGDVRHDPFQSGGMETPSHDRVEPGSIHKSNKGVLFVDEINTLDIRTQQKLMTAIQEGEFAITGQSERSSGAMVQTEPVPCDFIMVAAGNLDAMENMHPALRNRIKGYGYEVYMDDTIEDTPEMRRKYARFIAQEVERDGRLPHFTDDAVEEVILEAKRRSGRKNHLTLLFRSLGGLVRVAGDIARAEDKEYTTRDDVLQAKRRSRSIEQQLADDYIERRKDYELQVNEGGVEGRVNGLAVMGEDSGIMLPVMAEIAPAQGGGQVIATGKLQEMAEESVQNVSAIIKKFSDVDLSEKDIHIQFVQAGQQGVDGDSASITVATAVISALENIPVDQSVAMTGSLSVRGDVLPVGGVTHKIEAAAKAGCTKVIIPEANKQDVMIEEEYEEMIEIIPCANISEVLDVALMGEPKKDSLVDRLKSITGTAFDQGTVGSAGGSNPSPQ, from the coding sequence ATGAGTAACGATACGAACGTTGACGACCCTCCCGAAGACGCTTCGGACGCTCGCCCCGACGAGGACGAGCCCGAGCGTCAGGGAGATCGGTCGCCGCTCGAGGAGGACGGTGACCGCCACAACGACGTCGACGACCCGATCGAGGACTTCGATCCGGCCTCCAACGAGGACGATCCGATCGACGAATTCGAGACGCCGTCCGACGACGAGGACGACGACATCGAGACCGTCGAGGACCTCGGGAGCACGGTCGAGGTCGATCCCGGCGTCGAGGTCGACGAGGAGATCGCCGAGGACGACCTCCTGGGCGGTCTGAAGATCGATTCGACCGAGGACATCGAGGTCCCCGATCGACTCGTCGATCAGGTCATCGGCCAGGACGAAGCGCGAGATATCATTATCAAGGCGGCGAAGCAGCGCCGGCACGTCATGATGATCGGTTCGCCGGGGACCGGCAAGTCGATGCTGGCGAAGGCGATGAGCCAACTGCTTCCGAAGGAGGATCTTCAGGACGTTTTAGTCTACCACAATCCCGACGACGGCAACGAGCCGAAGGTCCGAACCGTTCCCGCCGGGAAAGGCGAACAGATCATCGACGCCCACAAGGAGGAGGCCCGCAAGCGCAACCAGATGCGCTCGATCCTGATGTGGATCATCATCGCGGTCGTCATCGGCTACGCGATCCTCAGCCCCGCCAGCATTCTGCTCGGCGTCCTCGCGGCAGGGATCATCTGGCTGATCTTCCGCTACACCAGTCGTGGCTCGGACGCGATGGTGCCCAACATGATCGTCAACAACGGCGATCAGCGCGTCGCACCCTTCGAGGACGCGACCGGTGCCCACGCCGGTGCACTGCTGGGCGACGTCCGTCACGACCCCTTCCAGTCCGGCGGCATGGAGACCCCGAGCCACGACCGCGTCGAGCCGGGGTCGATCCACAAGTCCAACAAGGGCGTGCTGTTCGTCGACGAGATCAACACGCTCGACATCCGCACCCAGCAGAAGCTGATGACGGCCATCCAGGAAGGCGAGTTCGCCATCACGGGCCAGTCCGAGCGCTCCTCGGGCGCGATGGTCCAGACCGAACCCGTCCCCTGTGACTTCATCATGGTCGCTGCCGGGAACCTCGACGCCATGGAGAACATGCACCCCGCGCTCCGCAACCGGATCAAAGGGTACGGCTACGAGGTCTACATGGACGACACCATCGAGGACACCCCCGAGATGCGGCGCAAGTACGCCCGCTTCATCGCCCAGGAGGTCGAACGCGACGGCCGCCTGCCACACTTCACCGACGACGCCGTCGAGGAAGTCATCCTCGAGGCCAAGCGCCGGTCGGGCCGGAAGAACCACCTCACGCTGTTGTTCCGCAGCCTCGGTGGCCTGGTCCGCGTCGCCGGCGACATCGCCCGCGCCGAGGACAAGGAGTACACCACCCGGGACGACGTCTTGCAGGCCAAGCGACGCTCGCGCTCGATCGAACAGCAACTCGCCGACGACTACATCGAGCGTCGCAAGGACTACGAACTGCAGGTCAACGAAGGCGGCGTCGAGGGCCGCGTCAACGGCCTCGCGGTCATGGGCGAGGACTCGGGTATCATGCTCCCGGTCATGGCCGAAATCGCCCCCGCACAGGGTGGCGGTCAGGTGATCGCGACCGGCAAACTCCAGGAGATGGCCGAGGAATCGGTCCAGAACGTCTCCGCGATCATCAAGAAGTTCTCCGACGTCGATCTCTCGGAGAAGGATATCCACATCCAGTTCGTCCAGGCCGGGCAACAGGGCGTCGACGGTGACTCCGCCTCCATCACGGTGGCGACCGCCGTCATCAGTGCCCTCGAGAACATCCCGGTCGACCAGTCGGTCGCCATGACCGGCTCGCTGTCGGTTCGGGGCGACGTGTTGCCGGTCGGCGGGGTTACCCACAAGATCGAAGCCGCCGCCAAGGCCGGCTGTACCAAGGTCATCATCCCTGAAGCGAACAAGCAGGACGTGATGATCGAGGAGGAGTACGAGGAGATGATCGAGATCATCCCCTGTGCGAACATCAGCGAAGTCCTCGACGTCGCCCTGATGGGCGAACCCAAGAAGGACTCGCTGGTCGATCGGCTCAAGTCGATCACCGGGACGGCGTTCGACCAGGGCACCGTCGGCTCCGCCGGCGGCTCGAACCCCAGCCCACAGTAA
- a CDS encoding CPBP family intramembrane glutamic endopeptidase, giving the protein MPQWATFVGITGVVLVLLLVLSHLTQSAFSDGPADPSDEPEALADASVEADSDGTATDSSPRPHESPADTDGDGAVPANRAADGAVRPEEQPSNLDPAQRTNSTGTTGDESTPATASDGSSEHSAAALGDDRRGRLDQDVDPDSLSTGMVLANVAFSQGLFALVLLGAAVYTAIPPSALGIDASVSALETGLRWGIAVGVVVYVGNELAAAAATHLGFDHDEDLRELLAPDSTGDWLLLLGGVLPIIAVFEEFLFRAALIGVPAAGFGISPWLLAVGSSIAFALGHGMQGSIGIVVTGLLGFVLAAVFIATESLLVVVVAHYLVNALEFVVHEGLDLEWAETLEG; this is encoded by the coding sequence ATGCCCCAGTGGGCGACGTTCGTCGGGATTACGGGCGTCGTCCTCGTATTGCTGCTCGTTTTATCGCATCTGACCCAATCGGCGTTTAGCGACGGTCCCGCGGACCCAAGCGACGAGCCCGAAGCCCTGGCCGACGCGTCGGTCGAGGCCGATTCCGACGGCACAGCCACCGACTCGAGCCCCCGACCCCACGAGTCGCCGGCCGATACCGACGGGGACGGAGCCGTCCCTGCGAATCGGGCTGCCGACGGAGCCGTCCGACCGGAGGAACAGCCGTCGAACCTCGACCCAGCACAACGCACGAACAGCACCGGCACGACCGGTGACGAGAGCACCCCCGCGACTGCCTCCGACGGCTCGAGCGAGCACTCGGCCGCCGCTCTCGGTGACGATCGACGGGGACGGCTCGATCAGGACGTCGATCCGGACTCGCTGTCGACCGGGATGGTCCTGGCGAACGTGGCCTTCTCGCAGGGCCTGTTCGCGCTCGTGTTACTCGGCGCGGCGGTCTACACGGCGATTCCGCCGTCGGCGCTGGGGATCGACGCCTCCGTCTCGGCCCTCGAGACGGGGCTGCGCTGGGGGATCGCGGTCGGCGTCGTCGTCTACGTCGGGAACGAACTCGCCGCGGCGGCAGCGACCCACCTCGGCTTCGATCACGACGAGGACCTGCGGGAGCTCTTAGCGCCCGATTCGACCGGCGACTGGCTGCTCCTGTTGGGCGGCGTCCTCCCGATCATCGCCGTCTTCGAGGAGTTCCTCTTTCGGGCGGCGCTGATCGGCGTCCCCGCCGCCGGCTTCGGCATCTCGCCGTGGCTGCTCGCGGTCGGCTCGTCGATCGCGTTCGCGCTCGGTCACGGCATGCAGGGCTCGATCGGGATCGTCGTCACCGGCCTCCTCGGGTTCGTTCTCGCGGCCGTCTTCATCGCCACCGAGAGTCTCCTGGTCGTCGTCGTCGCTCACTACCTCGTCAACGCCCTCGAGTTCGTCGTCCACGAGGGACTGGACCTCGAGTGGGCCGAAACCCTCGAAGGCTAA
- a CDS encoding trimeric intracellular cation channel family protein, which produces MVREVAATVFVDPFAAMNAIGLVAFALVGATKAIREEFDLFGVTVVGLVTAFAGGATRDILVDRVPLALQSPVEIALGLVGVALAIGVSVAVDSADDHPITLLSDAVGLAAFATAGAIVATDVGVSGFGVVTIATINAVGGGAFADILLDRSPFILLEDFYASCAVLGGGTYWVVVLLGASGSVAAAICAAVTVGTRIAAVTYGWRLPTAQVLRTSA; this is translated from the coding sequence GTGGTACGAGAGGTGGCTGCAACGGTGTTCGTCGATCCGTTCGCCGCGATGAACGCGATCGGACTCGTCGCGTTCGCGCTGGTCGGGGCGACCAAGGCGATCCGCGAGGAGTTCGACCTGTTCGGCGTCACCGTCGTCGGACTCGTCACGGCGTTCGCCGGCGGTGCGACGCGAGACATCCTCGTCGATCGGGTTCCGCTAGCGCTGCAGTCGCCGGTCGAGATCGCCCTCGGGTTGGTCGGCGTGGCGCTGGCGATCGGCGTGAGCGTCGCCGTCGATTCGGCGGACGATCATCCGATTACGCTGCTCTCCGACGCCGTCGGACTCGCCGCGTTCGCCACGGCCGGCGCTATCGTCGCGACCGACGTCGGCGTCTCGGGGTTTGGCGTCGTCACGATCGCGACGATCAACGCCGTCGGCGGCGGTGCGTTCGCGGATATCCTGCTGGACCGATCGCCGTTCATTCTGCTCGAGGACTTCTATGCGAGTTGTGCAGTACTCGGCGGTGGGACCTACTGGGTGGTCGTCCTCCTTGGGGCCTCCGGGAGCGTCGCCGCGGCGATCTGTGCAGCGGTGACGGTCGGAACGCGCATCGCCGCCGTCACCTACGGCTGGCGGCTTCCGACGGCACAGGTGCTTCGGACGAGCGCGTGA